In bacterium, the following are encoded in one genomic region:
- a CDS encoding TolC family protein, giving the protein MAVSAFFTAELSASDVTDLSLSEAYALILDANHDIRSAEEGVQQGILLKKQAVTVLFPKLIALAGYGWQSFSDGTETDGSNWGISLDQTIYNGGRVWVAKRGAEYTLRAAELGLEFARQSVLMDLVFRANQLLSAEDLLQVSEKRVQRVREQLRMAEARLEVGDVPLTSVLAARVALSVAERERVEAEKQLQLARRRLADLIGSDGVRRVKVPDVTGFSPETPLDVLQQRAGENRADLKQTMEMVRVAQQEARMAGRADGVNVDLAGSYMNYSEDSLFTPETQFSVTVNWPFFQGGLVGLQEKAALSQVRQAEESYGKQVQAVRLQVEEALLNLRSLRAQEGLVRSNLENALENHRLARVQFELGAAVGLDVLDAEESLAEAENLAVNHKYETRTARAALLYVTGSLDREAFSAGSLSESP; this is encoded by the coding sequence TTGGCCGTATCAGCGTTTTTTACGGCCGAGTTATCCGCCTCCGACGTTACGGATCTGTCGCTCAGTGAAGCCTATGCGCTGATCCTTGATGCGAACCACGACATCAGGAGCGCCGAGGAGGGTGTTCAGCAGGGCATCCTCCTGAAAAAACAGGCTGTGACCGTCCTGTTCCCCAAACTGATTGCCCTGGCCGGGTACGGCTGGCAGTCCTTCAGCGACGGTACCGAGACGGACGGTTCCAACTGGGGGATCAGCCTGGATCAGACAATCTATAACGGGGGCCGTGTATGGGTGGCCAAGCGGGGTGCCGAGTACACCCTGCGGGCCGCCGAGCTGGGACTGGAATTCGCCAGGCAGAGCGTTCTCATGGACCTCGTTTTCCGGGCAAATCAGCTTCTGTCGGCGGAAGACCTCCTGCAGGTCAGCGAAAAGAGGGTTCAACGTGTCCGGGAGCAGCTTCGTATGGCCGAAGCGCGCCTGGAGGTTGGAGATGTGCCGCTCACCAGCGTGCTCGCCGCACGTGTCGCCCTTTCCGTGGCTGAAAGGGAACGGGTGGAGGCTGAAAAACAGCTCCAGCTGGCCAGGAGAAGGCTCGCAGACCTCATCGGTTCCGACGGGGTCCGGAGGGTTAAGGTGCCGGACGTGACCGGTTTTTCTCCCGAGACTCCCCTGGATGTTCTTCAACAGCGCGCCGGCGAGAACAGGGCCGACCTGAAGCAGACGATGGAGATGGTCAGGGTCGCCCAGCAGGAGGCGCGGATGGCCGGGAGGGCCGACGGCGTCAACGTGGACCTGGCCGGGTCGTACATGAACTACTCGGAAGATTCACTCTTCACACCCGAGACCCAGTTTTCCGTCACAGTGAACTGGCCGTTCTTCCAGGGCGGGCTCGTTGGTCTCCAGGAAAAGGCCGCCCTTTCCCAGGTCAGGCAGGCTGAGGAGAGTTACGGCAAGCAGGTCCAGGCGGTCAGGCTCCAGGTGGAAGAGGCGCTTTTAAACCTCAGGTCGCTCAGGGCACAGGAGGGCCTGGTCCGGAGCAACCTTGAGAATGCCTTAGAGAACCATCGGCTGGCCAGGGTTCAGTTCGAGCTGGGGGCAGCCGTGGGCCTGGACGTTCTGGACGCCGAGGAGAGCCTGGCCGAGGCCGAGAACCTGGCCGTCAACCACAAATACGAGACGAGGACGGCCCGAGCCGCGCTCCTTTACGTTACGGGTTCCCTCGATCGGGAAGCTTTCAGTGCAGGGAGCCTGTCGGAGAGCCCCTGA